GATTGTTTTCAGGGTTCATTATTTCTTCTTTTTTCCGCTTGTCTTTGCCCTGGGATTGAAATCAATGCATTGTTGCATCCAGAAGGTAAAATACCTTTGGTTGCGGATAGCGCGTGGACTGCCATAACCGTGTCCTTTATAGGGACCGTTCCTGGTCTCCATGATGCGAAATCCGTCCTTTTCTGCAAGTTTGTTCTGTAACGCCGGGTCAAAGCGTACCATCATTTCACCCCTACGCACATTTTACCATTGACCATGAAGGTAAGACTGCGGAATATTTCTTTCTCTTCTACTTCCAGGTCAGGAATATTTGCGAGAAATTACGAATACGGTTTGCCAGTAGTTCATCGTAAATCATCGTTTTTCTTTTATTTTAAGCATAAATGCCAAAAATGACGACATAGGTTGCCGCCATTATTAGCTCCTTTTTAAACTGGTATCTTACGGTTATTGCCCTTCATCGGCATGATAATCGTGACCATCACCATCAGACCAGTTCATAATAAATTCTTCACGGATGATCTTTCCATTTCTTACCGTGAAAATACAGATTTCATCAAAATTCATCCGTCCGGCTCCCTTCATTTTTATATCCATACCCATGCCAACAGAAAACAGGTTGCCTGCAATGACCGGCTGTGTGGTATAACCTGAATAAAATTCTTCGATCATCGAAGTAAAATGCACCGCTTTGGCCTTAACATTTGGCTTTCCTTTTGTGTAAG
This Chitinophaga sancti DNA region includes the following protein-coding sequences:
- a CDS encoding SnoaL-like domain-containing protein; amino-acid sequence: MTVDQIGHHYYLLAQQNKWEEIIDTYYDDEVESIEPSNSKSQPYTKGKPNVKAKAVHFTSMIEEFYSGYTTQPVIAGNLFSVGMGMDIKMKGAGRMNFDEICIFTVRNGKIIREEFIMNWSDGDGHDYHADEGQ